In Miscanthus floridulus cultivar M001 chromosome 5, ASM1932011v1, whole genome shotgun sequence, one genomic interval encodes:
- the LOC136455171 gene encoding uncharacterized protein produces the protein MRTRRAHCVHASPVSAAPTLPLCALARSRFDHLSTRFKANDGHLADGRAALAVAGNDASRLTWACELPAHVHTVLVWHIGTTICEMTTPQQLPLTGDRLVAKCLSEYCAYLVAFVPDMLPGHGYDTTRIFNAVVMEARDYLAGCDTMRARCVKLLELRCNELTILGMGAKLGSELRYRVHDRARRWKVLADFWAELALFLAPSSNADIHAEKLAAGGEFMTHLWTLLIHAGILERPSSSSP, from the exons ATGCGCACTCGCCGCGCTCACTGCGTCCACGCGAGCCCGGTCTCCGCGGCGCCCACGCTCCCGCTCTGTGCGCTCGCCCGCTCTCGCT TTGATCATCTCTCTACACGGTTCAAGGCGAACGACGGCCACCTAGCAGATGGGCGCGCGGCGCTCGCCGTCGCCGGGAACGACGCGAGCCGGCTCACGTGGGCGTGCGAGTTGCCCGCGCATGTCCACACGGTCCTGGTGTGGCACATCGGGACGACCATCTGCGAGATGACGACGCCGCAGCAGCTGCCGCTCACCGGCGACCGCCTCGTGGCCAAGTGCCTGTCGGAGTACTGCGCCTACCTGGTGGCGTTCGTTCCGGACATGCTGCCGGGGCACGGCTACGACACGACGCGTATCTTCAACGCTGTGGTCATGGAAGCTCGGGACTACCTCGCCGGGTGTGACACCATGAGAGCCAGGTGTGTCAAGCTTCTAGAGCTGCGGTGCAATGAGCTGACAATATTGGGGATGGGAGCAAAGCTTGGCAGTGAGCTCAGGTACAGAGTTCACGACAGGGCGCGGCGGTGGAAGGTGCTTGCAGACTTCTGGGCGGAGCTTGCCCTCTTCCTCGCGCCGTCAAGCAACGCCGACATCCACGCAGAGAAGCTCGCGGCCGGCGGGGAGTTCATGACCCATTTGTGGACCCTGCTCATCCACGCCGGCATCCTGGagcgcccctcttcttcctctccctag